The following is a genomic window from Labrus bergylta chromosome 2, fLabBer1.1, whole genome shotgun sequence.
TCAGCATCAACTAGTTCATCGCGATGAATTAAAGTTTGAAATGAATGTTTACTTTCTGTCACAATGAActgcatgctattttgtccctttggGTGCTCTGTGGATTAGCCTCTGCAGtatctccctgtagtcacagtgactCACAAGAgcgacactgctgcatctttgaaagTCTTAGTTTACTTTAAAATACTTTCAGACAGCTCAGTGgacgagtcaaaagtaatatccaccttatgacatcaaagATTTCACTTTCTTACTGTTCCTTTTAGCAatttacatttagtttttgatctCTATCGTGTTCCTATAtccgtggttaagttaatgtcgtgACCTTTGACCTACCCCTAGGTccttacattattttaaaataaaggcagCGTTGCATCAAACAGCAATTAAAGTACTGTCTTCttaagaaagttaaaaaaactgaatttttaaatgtgatataACGTAATTTCAAatatgcaattaaaaatgtgatgaatAATAATTAACTACTGAAATGTATGGATGAATTGCAATTAAATAATGTAATTATTTGACAGCCCTACTTATAATCACACAAAGACTTGGTGTAGAGAATCGTAGATTTGCCTCTAAGAACTCTGTTATTTGTGATATTGTTTGCAAACACCTACCGCTGCATCTTGTTGGTTGTTATTCACCCTCAGAGCATCAATCACCTCCTTTTCATCAAATCCCATCTCCATCAATGCAATGACAGCCTGCAGAATCAAAGAAAGAGAGTGTCTGTTTAGTTTAAAGAGCCTCACAGTTCAATTCtaacaacacaaactgtccCACTTCAGTGGAGCCTTGTGGGTTGTCTTGGAGGAAAAAGTCATTTGTGCACATCATGAGAAGCAGTTGGAAACGTACTACCACCGCTTAAATGACCGTATACAAGACGAATGAACCACGCAGCATTGTTTCGCTATTTCAATCAGTTTTCTATTTTTGGAAATACAGGGGAGCCCTTTTCCTCTGGACAATGGGGTACACTGAGAGCAGGTGTGAGCTCCAAGAAGAGTTttctaaaagtaaaaaacaagcaaactaCTCTATGAAAGCTTTGACTGGTTAAAGTCACCCACTCTTGAGTCTGGTCTGAACTCCCGTTTCCTGCGGATCCTCTTGAAGATCTCTGTGAGTTCGTCCTGCCTGCTGCTTTCTTCTGTGCTCGACTGGCTGGAGAGGCTGCGGAGGAGGTTAGGAGTAGAGGATAAGCctgaggctgaggctgaggctgaggctgaggctgaggctgaggctgaAGCTGAGGCTGAAGCTGAGGCTGAAgctgaggctgaggctgaggctgagggACCTGCGGTGGCAGCTGCGGTGGCAGCTGCTGTGGCTCCTGCTGTACCAGAAGAGTCCTGGCCTGGCATGGGTGTGTCTACAGAAGGGTCATCTACATGCTCGATAAGCCACTCCATCGCCTGTGTCACTGACatgctgcaggaagagaaaggaggagatgaGGACAACAATGGTTTCTGAAAGGGACAAGCATTAAAGTCTGGCAAGAATGTACAGTCAGGTGATTCATCGAATGAGTCACTcttcaaaagagaaaaacaaaagagaacacGAGGGTGTGCACATCCATGCAAAATGATTAGAGGTACAGCACAAGAAATCTCCTGCACCTGTATGcaggacattttattttagcaggGCAAAATTAAAATCTACAAGATCAAAACATTGCCCTGGTAAACAGTGTACGGACATTTTTCTGCAGTGAGTCACTCTTCAGACATGAATTGAGAACAAATAAATACTGAAGAGGTATTCCAAATTGTTTTACTCATCTTCAGTtgtaagtgattttttttttttttaactgccaCACACTTACTGGTTTAATCTAAGAGCTTTGATGGCTCTGCTCTCAGGGAAACCCATCTCTGTGAGCTGCTGAAGGGCCGTTTCATCCACCCgatcctcttcatcttcatctaaCATCGCTACAAGAGAAAGTGACACAAAAAGATCAAAGAGTCGAAAATAAAGGTTGAGAAATATGTTAGATGTCCCCTACAATAATCAAGcaacaatacattttgaaatatgaCAGGGATTTGTGAATAAACTGCATTGATCTcgattgcaaaaaaaaaaaaaaactagaacaGTTCATGAAAGTCCTGTCCCGCTTCAGTAGCAGGCATTTATTTCTAATGTATCAGGTAAATGTCAAATCAAATGTGATATTTTCATCAGCAGAAGTCATGTCATGACATTGGGATCTTTACCATTTGCCTTTTTGAAGAGTTCTACAGCATCAGGGTTCAAGGCAAGAAGCTTCTGGGCCACTTCAATGAGAGAAACCAGAATTTTTCTAAGCTCTGTCTGAAACTGGAACGACAGAAACGCAACAAAAGTCAGTAACATCATTAATACAACACTGCATCTTAAGGCTAAACTTCTAGAATGATATATATACTGTAACCTTTATGTTGAAATGTAGCTCTACATACATTCTGTGAGCTACAcctgttccccccccccagaaCCTTACATCTCTGATGTTATGTTGGGCAACAGTACGGTCTGTGTGGCGCGTGGACAGGCTGGCAGTGGCTTTCAAAATTGCATCTTTGTCTGGAGCCTTGTTATCTTGTTTCTTctgcagaacagaaaaacagaaagaccaCAGAGAGATCATTAAAATAGACTGATGAGGGTTGTTTACAAGCAATGACGAAGAAACGCTTTCAGTAATGATTCAACAGGTAACACAGTTGTTTTATCACACCTTCTCATCTGCACCAACTTCTGCCATCTTGGGAGGGGTTGGTGGTGGTCTTTTCTTTATGAGCAGCAACACTTCTACAACACACAGGAAACAGCATCAGTCTCTGGAGACCGAAGAAGGATCATCATTTTCATAATAAAACGTCCATTGAATATGGCCTTTAGTACCTTTATCTTTGAGGTTTTCTTCTGCGACGGTTTTGGTGTCAGTGAGGACTCTCTCTGTAGCAGCATGTATTAGTTTATGGTGGGTAAGTGTTTTGGGGTCTTCAAGACTTCCatgcacacactgtaaacaaagCACAATACAAAGACTATCAGAATAAACAGTGAATAGTGGGAATGCAATTGTTGATTcgtttcattaaaatgtttatccaTCAACAACTTTCAATAAGTTTagaaaatgtcaacacaaaACTGTCATCTTCATATTTTATCGCTACCACAGGGCAAGATCTGGCAGATTTTATTCTAGGATTACACAAATAAAAGTAAGTCTGAAATCTGCCTAAAATATCACTTTTCTGTTGATTTAATGTAGCTCAATTATTGCTGAAACTAGAAGAATACACATTAACTCACAATATTGTATTTACTGCAATTTTGATGTATGATTAATTGCTGATGctaaatatcaaatatatctTCTGTTGCATAACTGCTGTGGAtcttttatggttttcaaaatgttcaatgtgCAGATACTTTTCGAtaccaaatgtttttaaaaaaatgcattctcTGTTACCTTAAAGGTCGATACCATCAAGGGGGTTAAAAGAAACTACATGTATTTTATAAGACAGGTACTTAGGAGTTGATTGAATCCATCAAAAAGTGCAagcaaacttctgcacactgtATAATTACCACAAATGTGTTGACAACACAATTGTGTAATATATAAAGTGTGTAGgacaggggtctccaacaggcCTGCCCCGAGCAACTGGTCGCTCGCGGGCAGGTTTTCAGTAGCTCGCCTATAGGTTGACtgactgtgttaaaaacaaaatcgaAAATCTGACGACggtaaatgcacctcttcccactattcatatatttggcccataaaaacaagtatgaagtagtaatgttttcttggacattgatgtgaaattaagattattgataagcattgtcttattgcaatttcacacatgTGCAAACCAGCGGCTTAATTCAGCTgagctatgtaaataaatgcaagcgatttgatgcaagtagcccttggccactttcatttttttttaaagtagctctcagataaaaaaaaaaaaggttggagacccctggtGTAGGAGTTTGCTTACActtttttgatgtttaaaaacaataaagttcCCAATATTGGGAGCACatgacttctatttttttttttaaatctagttCAGTCTTGTTTATGTATTGTGGggtagggggtggggggtgacgtcatgttgttgtttctgctgcttgatttattttaatgtaaagctTTTTTAAGTGTCACCATTATTAATATCTCTCACAACGCCATTCATTACAAACTTATAGCTTGAATATAACACAATGCTACAATGGCCATAGAAGGAGAAGTAAGATGAGCTGTGTAATTATAGAGTGTCAGTAACTTAAAGCAGCATGCACATATAGCTCTCCACTGCCTACAGTAAAAAGGGGGGCAGAGTCGTACTGTTAGCTAGCTGGAGAGGGGCAGCCAACCTGCTAAATTATAAATAGCAGAGTCTACCCAGTTACTATAAATACAAAGTCACTGACACTGACAGTTTAACAGAGGGCATAGTAGACTGCAAACACCCCGGGCAGAGGAGTGacacgacaaaaaaaaaagacacaaacaacccAAAACACCCACAAACACCTACATGTTTCAAGCACTTCTCTTTGAGTTTATCAACAGTGGTGTCTTCCGTGACCTCCTCCAGCCACTCCGTGCCGTCCATGGTGCAGATGTGTATTTTTAACACTTTCCCGGCGAAGATCTTCTCCTCCTGGACGAACATAGCCGCAGTCTTTCAGAGTAAACAGTACTAGTCCAGTGACGTTAGCGAGCAGCGGTTGCTATGTTCTCCTGGGCGAGCTAGCGTGCTAACGTTAGCACCCCAGCTAGCCTGTGGTTGTATGAATCCACCGAGAAGAAGAAGGTAACAGTGTGCGCCGATTAGCTCAGTGCCATTTCCGATTTACCCCGCCGGTTGTCGGTGCGGTGGCATTCGTTCAAGTTCTGTGACCACCGAGCTGTTTATTATTCCCAACGAGCCAGCCAAAGACTACCCTATTTTTACTGTAATGTATGAACTCTGAACTTCAACGGGTGCTGCTAACGTTGCATCATGGGAGTCGTAGTTCTTTTTGAGTCACCGGCAtcttttttggttttaaagatTTCCCGCTTTGAATGCCATTTTTTAGTAGtagtaaatatatttatttcgGTCCATGACCACAAAGCATAGAtatatggaagcccatttccgccagttaaaaaaataaaaataaataaagtcataataatgagataaaaagtcaaaattacgagatataaagtcaaaattaCGAGATATAAAGTccaaattatgagatataaagtccaaattatgagatataaagtcaaaattatgagataaaaagtcaaaattatgatataaaaagtcaaaattatgagatataaagtcataataatgagataagtcaaaaataatgagatataaagttgaaattatgagactttattatttttatttatttatttatttttactggcggaaatgggcttccatacatAGCACATACACGaacaataatacaaataaaataaaaacaatggcCGAAAAGGTGTAGGATGAAGCCGAGGCTTATTATGCCTACCctttgaacatttcatttatacagtttatcaaaaacaagaatagcagcaaaaaaagaaacaaacaaagtaacctgatttcacaaaacagaaaacagttgtcagttaaccaaatcaaaacaataaaaggaaaataaataaaaaaatgaaaagcttcCATAAATGATTAATAATAATCAGACTATAGTTATAAACATTATCATagtgatgttttatatttttctactACCCTGAATTTGAACCGTTTTCTAATTGAGCTGCACATTTTTACACCATTGAACACAAAgaaatccttttctttttcattgtttgttttgtattactAACTTGTATATAGGTAAAGAATCTCCTTAAAGCCAATGCATGcatttataacgactcccctttaagtaaggacagaagatatttaaacttttaaactttagcctgagttgcatatatcatatatcaaactgtattgtgggctcatgtttttttttgtatgggtgggatatgtatgtatatatgtgttgtgttgtgtgtttgtatgtatgctggctgctggaacacctacatttccctgctgggttgaataaagtatatcttatcttatcttaatcttATAAAAATATGGGAGAAACTGCACAATGTTTCCTCTGAGTATGAACTGAACGgggaaaaaacataaaaaaaatgcaactgCCTCGGAGATCGGAGGCTTACTGTTAGTCCTGATCTGATTCGTGCTTATTTCATTGTTGGATTTATGCCATGAATATACCATGAAGCACAGGTGTGCTGTTTTCTGCTTACCTGACAGTGTTTTCGGCAAtgcattgattaaaaaaatgattagaCACATGACAATGTCTTCAACGGAGCATTTAGTGAAAGCAATACAAAATCCCTCATAATGTAGcttacaataaattaaagcCATAAGAGTATATAAGAAGAGAAGTTCAGTGCTTTAATTTGAAACTGATATCTAGGGCAATTTGTTTAATAGGTTTAACATATTTACAAATCTTACTTATTTCAGGCTGTTGCATTTTCATTATTTGCTCTCCCAGTGCACAAGACTTTTCATTTAGCCAAGTGAATTTTGATATTTAAAGTTCCAAATTTCTACCACTAGAGAGAGACATACTCACTAAAATATTTATACAAACTTACAAATCAGTTCAATTGTACTCCCGCAAATGTAAAACGGTTGTCTAAAAGCTGATGAGTCATTTGTCGTTTTgttaatttatattttgttcTGAAAGCTAATGGATCCATACAACTTCTTCATTGTCCTGATTAGTTTTAGTGATTCATCAGTGTTGTGCTTAGTATAATGCGGTTACTGAACTTAATCTTTTCAAATTTAGCTGACATATTGGTTCACTGAAAGTGGCCGGTATTGTGATTTGCATATCTTGTAAAGAAattgaaagacaaagaaagacagTTCTCAAAGGTTCAAGACACACAAGTGCTCTTTATTAtaacaagaaacatttttacGGATTAAGAATGAAAAAGGGAAATACATTACTTGCAAATTATAACTTTATAAGAGGAAAGGAGCATATTGCAGATTTTACAATTTCACTAAAACCTAAATTTCTCTCAAAAAATGACATAAGCAAACTATACCAGAGAGTGTCACAAAGCATGAATTGGACACAACTGAgaacttagcagactcttttttctatttgtacaaagtttaacaaaacatttcataacatGCACAAATGGTTGCCTCGGGGGATATTTATGTGATAAGGAACACTAAATAAATAGAAATTTATAAAACCTCAATATTTATGTTATTTCCCTTTTTATGAGAAAAATGTCACAACATTTTGTATCTATTTGTATataattcagatttatttatgcAATAGGGacctcaaaatacaaaatatatattctgttctgtttgacattttagaaGTTGTTGACTGGCACAAACCTTTCAAATTGCATGCTTAAGACATCAGATTTCTTAAACAAAATCTTGCTTACAAGGGAAATGCACaacatatttacaaaagaaaGAACACAGCCATAGGCTCAAACTAATAGGAGGGagatgggaaatgtagttttccTTTTCCCTCTGAACACCAGCATACACTTTGGCCAACAGGCCAGTTCTCCAACGACACAGGACTAACAGATAACTCAAGCCTGCCATAACTGCCAATCTCCAAGATGGCCAAATACTGTACAACATCTCCCCCACATCTTTATGTATGAAGACAATCAAATCTTGAGGCACACTATATTGTTGTTCCACTGATTAAAGAAATATACACAATTTTAGCGAGTGTAACAAAGGATCACATATTTAAGAAGGGGACATTTCCAAAACAGCTTCTGCATGTGCATTTAAACACAGCTTATGTGTTCTGTTacgaaaaaaatgttttattgacatACTGGAAAATGTCCGCACTTACAACAAATTGGAATAACACTGAAACTATAAAATGAAATGCCTCATAATCACGAGTCTTTATAAACAAGattatacaaaaaataacaaaatataaacaaaaattGAGAAACCATAAGAAACAAAGCAAATACTAAAAGTccttaagaaaaataaatacccAGTGTGTATGCTGATGCTTCACTGCAGAAAAGAAAtactaaaagaaaaagaacagtcTCCCCAAGGACTTTCTCTGTCCTGCATATGACCCAGCACCACGGATCCCCAGAATTTCTGTAAGCAGGCAATGCATATAAATAAggcattaataaataaaaagaatggATGAAACACAGTTGTTGCTGTTAGTATAAAAGCGTATAAAAGTCATGTTTACAGCTTTGCCCTTTTTCTATCTTTTCACAAAGAGTGCCTtttatataaaagaaaaaaatacagcagcTCATCTGGGCATAGAGAtacaaagtttttttatttgaactgttCAGGTATGTGTCCGATTTGCGACTGCATGCTCGTCGGTGGACTTGAAATGCCCTCTGACCAGTCAGACATGTTGGAATGAGGAGATGAACTTGACCACTGGTCCGGTGAGCCGGGGGAGGGGGTCAGAAAGGGGTGGTCGGGCACCTGGACCTGGTGGTTTGGGGTGTTGTCCATAGGGCCTGAATAGCTGTGCTGGGAGGGCGGGGTGAGGAACTGGGTGCTTGGCATTGATTGGCTCATGATCTGGGTTTCCTGCGGCAGGATGGTGTGAATGGGCATGCTGGAGTTGCTGCTGCCCTGTTGGAGCTCTGGAGAACTGAGCTCCCCGCTGATGAAGTTCTGACTGCTGGCGTTTGAGTTCTGGTGTTGCAGCTGGAtgctctgctgctgttgttgttgttgctgctgttggagctgctgcaggttctggatttgttgcatctgttgtgcctgTTGCTGCTGCATGATGTGCGTCTGTGGAGCCAATCTGCTACTCTGGATCCCCTGGTAGTTCATCATCTGTGACAGGCTGGTGGAGGGATGGCCGTTATGGAGAGAGGTCATCATGGGGTGTTGCCCTCCCTGGTGCAGACCTCCCTGACCTCCAGGAGCTCCTCTCATGGGGTTGAACTGGCCCTGCTGACTCATATTGCCATGCATCCTGGACAGCCAATCACACTGGCTACTTATGGCGCCCTGGCCGGACACAGGCAGATGGGTGAGACGAGGAGGCAGTGGGTCAAACTGCATCCGAGCCAGCTCCTGCTTGCTTGGCATCACCATGTGGTTCACACCATGGTGGGGATCAGACATCCCCTGCAGGTGGTTCAAGGCCACAGACGGCGACTGTTGGAAAGGTGAGGTCATCATAGGTGGGGAGGCAGCATCAGAGATGTATCCATGTGGGGACTCTAACGAGTCAACTGGGGAAAGAACAGCTGAGCTGTCAAGGAGGTTCCCAGACTTCCCATCCTgggaattcttcttcttcaccttcatGTCTTTGCCCTCCTTGCAACCGATCCCCTTGGCACTGGGCTTACGGGCCTTTTTGCCCTGACCTTGAGGCTGCGGCTGCTTCATGCTGCTCAGGTAGCCATTAGGGgaacagagaggaggggatAATGTGGTGCTGAGGGATCCCCCATGCATGTGAGGACTCCGCACCAAGTTGTACTCATCCATCAGCCGCACAATGTCATGATGCATTCTTTCCTGTGCGATGTCTCTGGGTAGCCGGTCCATGTGGTCTGTAATTTCTCTGTTAGCAAAGTGGTCCAGTAACACCTTTGCAGTCTCATAGCTTCCTTCCCTGGCAGCCAAGAAAAGAGGGGTTTCCTCCTAAAAGAGACATAGAGGAGACAAGATGTTAGTCAAGCTAGTAGGCAGAGTAATGTCGTATTGTTTTGCAGATTTACAAGGTCTTTTACCTTGTTGTTCTGCATGTCCTTGTTGGCACTGTTTTTGAGAAGCACGATAGCAGCCTCCACATTATTAACAGCTGCAGCCCAGTGAAGAGGAGATTTACCTGAAGAGACCAAAACAGGGTTATTAGATTCAAAGTTTGACTTTAATGCATGTTAACAAAATTGAATAGATTCAACAATATGCTCATACATGGGCCACaacaaaaaaggctttttttttttttttttttaccaaaatcaTCGATTGCATTGACGTCAGCGTGACAGTTAATGAGCTCCTCCACCATGCCCTCCACAGCCAGCCTGGCAGCCAAGATCAGGGGTGTAGTGCCATCATGCATGCGGGAATCCAAGTCTGTGGCACGGTTTCTAATTAGGATCTAAAAGTACAAACAATGGGTTACTCCATTAGAGTTTTTAGCTTTATAACATTGACGTAATCATCATTTTCACAGGTTCATGCGTCATAAGATGACTGTAATAGTTTAATCAAGTGTACAAAATACTCTGAGTAATTCTAAGCTATGTTTACAATGGTCTTCAATGAATTGGCCAATTACACTTAGATCCATAGAGTGATGCAAGTGAAGTAAAAATACAACTAACGTTTATCTGAAAAATAGCTTAAACAGTTATGACAGATAAATTGgccaatattgtttttttttcaagggaataattagaaaacaaatgGTGTAAGTGATGACCCACCTGGAACACCCCCTGGGCGTCAGCAGCCACTGCAGCATGCAGAGGTGTCCTGCCCATGTTGTCCTGAATGTTAGCATCAGCGCTGGCCTCCAGCAGGCGTTTGGCAGCATCTGAACGAGCGTAGCGGGCGGCCAGGTGAAGGGCGGTTTCACCTGTGCGGTCGGTCTGATTGTGAAGGTTTGCACCCTGGTAGATAAAGTCGTTGATTACGTTTGCAGAggcatcttcctcttcctcgctGTTGCCGGTCTCTAAACCTCCCCCGCTGCAGGATGCGATCATGAGCGGCGTGAATCCATCTGGACACAAAGGCAAGAGGGAAGAAGATATGAAAGAAGGGAAGAGACAGCATGGTCAGCACAGACTCAGAAGCTGCTACAGAAAGACAAGCACCTGCACTTCAAGCAACATTCGGATCAAAACAAGGCAACTAACAAATCGAACGTGGACTTGGACACTTTTGCCTGGGTTGAATCATCTCCCTTCAATAACAGATTCTGTTCAAGCGCCAGCACAGGAAAAGCTTCAGAAGGAAAACGTAGCTAGGGGGGGATAGAGGCCTGGCTCGCTAAAGTTAGGTTGCTGCAAAAACGAAAGCATTAATATCTGACTGTGAGATTGACTGTGAGACTGACTGTGAGACGAAGCTCAGTCAGTCGACTTGAATGggtttttctcctcttcaaaaGGAAAGCAAGCCCCAGATCTTACAGATTTGGTCGATTCAAGTGCATCGATCCACAGTGGGGAAAAAAGTGTGCTCTCAAGTTGTTAACCCTGTTGCTTTGATTTCTCATATCTTTTCCTCAGGGAATTTGGCACTtactactatttttttttcatttgatgccTCTATTGGTTTTAATAATATGgtataataaaaaagaaaaagaaacagaggcCCATTACTGGTCAAATGATTAATCTGATCAGGAATCAGTGTTTCCCCCCAGGCGCCTGGCTTCCAGCAGGCTGCTTTGAAGAAGATCCTTTACCCTGAGGATATGAGGCTTTAGCAACTCCTACATCCGtgattttacacacacacacacacacacgcacacacacgcacgcacacacgcacgcacatgcacgcacacacacacacacacacacacacacacacagttatacacacacacacaaacacacacacactaaaaaacacacacaaatgcacgcatacaataaaataaattaaaatttcACTTGCAAAAGCCACAAATCTATGAAAAAGCATACACTCACACGCATTCATGCACTCTTAaagtacacaaaaacacaccaacacagatATGCacatggtcacacacacacacacacacacacacacaca
Proteins encoded in this region:
- the ubac1 gene encoding ubiquitin-associated domain-containing protein 1, with protein sequence MFVQEEKIFAGKVLKIHICTMDGTEWLEEVTEDTTVDKLKEKCLKHCVHGSLEDPKTLTHHKLIHAATERVLTDTKTVAEENLKDKEVLLLIKKRPPPTPPKMAEVGADEKKKQDNKAPDKDAILKATASLSTRHTDRTVAQHNIRDFQTELRKILVSLIEVAQKLLALNPDAVELFKKANAMLDEDEEDRVDETALQQLTEMGFPESRAIKALRLNHMSVTQAMEWLIEHVDDPSVDTPMPGQDSSGTAGATAAATAAATAGPSASASASASASASASASASASASASASASASGLSSTPNLLRSLSSQSSTEESSRQDELTEIFKRIRRKREFRPDSRAVIALMEMGFDEKEVIDALRVNNNQQDAACEWLLGDRKPSPEDMDKGIDTNSPLFQAILENPVVQLGLTNPKTLLAFEDMLENPLNSTQWMNDPETGPVMLQISRIFQTLNRT